In Vanacampus margaritifer isolate UIUO_Vmar chromosome 9, RoL_Vmar_1.0, whole genome shotgun sequence, the following proteins share a genomic window:
- the LOC144058273 gene encoding uncharacterized protein LOC144058273 isoform X1, with the protein MALMDFLCWRAATLLLLFASGLECISVHISNDEPVYIIPGSTLVLRAHIQYGSPDELAAVTWERQPESAAPDGRAVLASCPGGSLPLPVQCGGATRPNVRASVEREASVLHVSEYGKADVGVYAVTVTGKAGQSSTARCIVREYEAVHHVTVSINVSHSSLVCGEAWGTEPQFSWLHERDAVTGSVGRVSADGATLVVTKLPICGHFTCVVSNKMGYSSATYTAGGTGTGTEATGCENILTTTFKKCQKILGGGGGSLLMYIINLRKSFYCHQQDLCYHNRSLYLHCLLLGHT; encoded by the exons ATGGCTCTAATGGACTTCCTGTGCTGGAGAGCTGCCACATTGCTGCTACTGT TTGCCAGCGGGCTGGAGTGCATCTCGGTGCACATCTCCAACGACGAGCCCGTGTACATCATCCCGGGCTCCACCCTGGTCCTCCGCGCCCACATCCAGTACGGCTCCCCGGACGAGCTGGCGGCCGTCACCTGGGAGCGGCAGCCCGAGAGCGCCGCCCCCGACGGGCGGGCCGTGCTGGCCTCCTGCCCCGGCGGGAGCCTCCCGCTGCCCGTCCAGTGCGGCGGCGCCACCCGACCTAACGTGCGCGCCAGCGTGGAGCGGGAGGCCAGCGTCCTGCACGTTAGCGAATACGGCAAAGCCGACGTGGGGGTTTACGCCGTCACCGTGACGGGCAAGGCGGGACAATCCAGCACGGCGAGATGCATCGTCAGAGAATACG AGGCGGTGCACCACGTGACGGTGAGCATCAACGTGTCGCACTCGTCGCTGGTGTGCGGCGAGGCGTGGGGCACCGAGCCCCAGTTCAGCTGGCTGCACGAGCGCGACGCCGTCACCGGCAGCGTGGGCCGCGTCTCTGCGGACGGCGCAACCCTGGTGGTCACCAAGTTGCCCATTTGCGGCCACTTTACCTGCGTGGTCAGCAACAAGATGGGTTACAGCTCCGCCACCTACACGGCCG GAGGTACCGGAACAGGAACCGAGGCGACAGGCTGCGAGAACATATTGAcgacaacatttaaaaagtgccaaaagattttgggggggggggggggttcgttGTTAATGTATATAATAAATTTGAGGAAGTCTTTCTATTGTCACCAGCAGGACTTGTGCTACCATAATAGGAGTCTGTATCTACACTGCCTCCTGCTGGGCCACACTTGA
- the LOC144058273 gene encoding uncharacterized protein LOC144058273 isoform X2, with translation MALMDFLCWRAATLLLLFASGLECISVHISNDEPVYIIPGSTLVLRAHIQYGSPDELAAVTWERQPESAAPDGRAVLASCPGGSLPLPVQCGGATRPNVRASVEREASVLHVSEYGKADVGVYAVTVTGKAGQSSTARCIVREYEAVHHVTVSINVSHSSLVCGEAWGTEPQFSWLHERDAVTGSVGRVSADGATLVVTKLPICGHFTCVVSNKMGYSSATYTAAPCEPSGISGSTVAIVCLVVLQILAGGLAFLLWRRYRNRNRGDRLREHIDDNI, from the exons ATGGCTCTAATGGACTTCCTGTGCTGGAGAGCTGCCACATTGCTGCTACTGT TTGCCAGCGGGCTGGAGTGCATCTCGGTGCACATCTCCAACGACGAGCCCGTGTACATCATCCCGGGCTCCACCCTGGTCCTCCGCGCCCACATCCAGTACGGCTCCCCGGACGAGCTGGCGGCCGTCACCTGGGAGCGGCAGCCCGAGAGCGCCGCCCCCGACGGGCGGGCCGTGCTGGCCTCCTGCCCCGGCGGGAGCCTCCCGCTGCCCGTCCAGTGCGGCGGCGCCACCCGACCTAACGTGCGCGCCAGCGTGGAGCGGGAGGCCAGCGTCCTGCACGTTAGCGAATACGGCAAAGCCGACGTGGGGGTTTACGCCGTCACCGTGACGGGCAAGGCGGGACAATCCAGCACGGCGAGATGCATCGTCAGAGAATACG AGGCGGTGCACCACGTGACGGTGAGCATCAACGTGTCGCACTCGTCGCTGGTGTGCGGCGAGGCGTGGGGCACCGAGCCCCAGTTCAGCTGGCTGCACGAGCGCGACGCCGTCACCGGCAGCGTGGGCCGCGTCTCTGCGGACGGCGCAACCCTGGTGGTCACCAAGTTGCCCATTTGCGGCCACTTTACCTGCGTGGTCAGCAACAAGATGGGTTACAGCTCCGCCACCTACACGGCCG CACCGTGTGAACCAAGCGGTATCAGCGGCTCGACGGTGGCTATTGTTTGTTTGGTGGTGCTGCAGATCTTAGCAGGAGGCCTGGCTTTTCTACTCTGGAG GAGGTACCGGAACAGGAACCGAGGCGACAGGCTGCGAGAACATATTGAcgacaacatttaa